Below is a window of Panthera leo isolate Ple1 chromosome B4, P.leo_Ple1_pat1.1, whole genome shotgun sequence DNA.
TCTGAGATATGGTACCTCTGTGGCCCAGGACTTCTGGCGCTTTCCAATTTCCAGGCTTAGTCTGGAAAGACCCAGAGTATGAGAGCCTCATATTAGCAAGTCAGGAGGTACCAGGATGACGGagtggttaagtgttggacttaaGATCTGATGGACGTATATCCTGGCTCTGtcggcagagcatgtgactcttgatctcagggtcatgggttcgagccccacgttgggtgtacaaattacttaaaaataaaatcttttttaaaacgtGGTGGGGGAGtcagagcagaaggagagaaagaatgggcGGTGGAGCTTATAAATGCCAAATGAAACTCTGGCCACAGCAGGTGCTGCACCAGAAAGTTGGGTTCCTAGAATGGAAGCAAAAGAAGGGCAATCAAAGAGCAGCTTCAGCTCCTGCCTAGTTTCACCTTCCCGACTGCACCTCCAGACCCAATGTCAGGCCCCTCCcactccaccctcctccccccccccccacctctgccccatcCAGGCCTCCACCCACCAGTCCCAGCCtccactccccctgccctctctccttccccacttcaCTGATCCaagccctctccttcctccccaggtgAGGGCATGCGGGCCCCCAGTTTCTCCAGCTACCTCTACTTCCTCTTCTGCCCCACACTAATCTACAGGGAGACTTACCCCAGGTAAGACCCTGCTCCTCTTTCCCAAATGCCCAGACCCATCAGGGACCTTGCCTTCTACTTTCCATTCTCTGAGGCCTTTAGCCTCAGGCACTGACCACGTTCTCAGGAAGCATCCcataataaaaatgggaaataggTGTCAGACAGACTACGCCTTCTCCAAGCCTTCTCCAAGCACAACCCACAAGGGTGGCCAACTGTCCTGGGTTGGCCCTGGGCTGTCCCAGTGTTAGCACTGAAAATCCTGCACCCTGGGAAACCCATCGGTCTGGAGCAACCTCCCGATGGTTGCACTTTAGTTGACCTTCAAGTTAAAAATCCATTTGCCATGTCTATTGGGGAAGGTCCAAAGTGTTCTAGACCCTTACCTGCCTAGATAATCCTCCCAGGCCCGAGCAATTGAGGGAGCTTCAGAGAGAGGGCCCTAGAACCTGTGTACCAGTGGGTATGGAACAAGCTAAAAgataaaaagactaaaaacatATTGTCCCCATTGCTGCTGCAGGACACCCAACGTCAGGTGGAATTACGTGGCCAAAAACTTTGCCCAGGTCAGAAGATGGGGTAGAAGTGTGACTTGTGGTGATTGAGTGGGGCATTTCTGGAAGTGGGGTccgggaggcctggggaggaggtCAGAGGGTGGGGCTAAGGTAAGAGGAGGCAGGTGCTGGGCCAGAATCCAACTCCAGAGTTGAGGGGGCAGCTGCTAGTGACCCCTGTCAAAGTTATGtaccccccacccaccgccccccaggctctgggctgcgtACTCTATGCCTGCTTCATCCTGGGCCGCCTCTGCGTTCCCGTCTTTGCCAACATGAGCCGGGAGCCCTTCAGTACCCGGGCTCTGGTGCTGTCTATCATGCACGCCACCTTGCCAGGTATGCCCACcgaaggcagggctggggagggctgcACCCTGGGAAGTCTTAGCGGggagctcctccctcccctcactccttTTCTTCAGTCAGATTCAACACCTCCTGCCTCAGAAACCTCTCCCACATGTGTCCCCCGCCTCCTCATTGCTCCATTGCCAGGGTCTCAGTTCATTCAGATGGCCACTCCACTCCCTCTTTCCACATCGGCCTCCTCGCCTGCCTGCTTTCCCTCTCAATCTTCCCACCTTCCCCTGACACTGCTCCCCGGTTGAACTTCCCTCCTACAGGTTAATCATTCCCTACTCTGCTTCCAAAACTCCAGTCACTCCCCATTGCTGGCATCTCCAGATAAGATTTGACCCCTTGGCCTGGCATTCAAGACCCCTTCCCCGACAGCCTAGCCTATCTTCTCGTCCTGCCACAAGCTCAGCCATTCCTTGAAAGACATGTACTTTCATGCCTCCGGGCCTTTGCTCATACTGGTGTCTCAGCTTGGAATGACCTTTCCCCATTTTCCAGCTGTAAACTCCAGTCTGTTTCTGGAGGCCCATAACAGAGATGCCCCCTCCTCTAGGAAGCCTGTCAGTTTTAGCCATCAGTCACTATGACCCACCCCTTGCTCTGCATTCCCAAGCACCTCAATGGCCACCCGTGCTTAGCTCCCAGCACATTTGACCTTGACGCATGGTTGGACATGTCTCTGTCccgatctctgcctctgtctctctctctttctctctctccaaccaCTCTGTGAACTGCCAATGGCCAGGgctttgagattcatctgtgCATCCCCGACATGTGGCTTGGAGTTCATGAGCAGATGGATGGATTAATGAATGTAAGAATTTGTGAGTGACAAATAATTGGCTGGAAGGAGTTGGGGCCCTGGTTGCTGATGAGGGCCCCTCAGGGCTTCCCAAGGGAGCCAGGTGGGCAGTCTGACATGCAGCCCTTGTCCCCACTCACCAGGCATCTTCATGCTGCTGCTCATCTTCTTTGCCTTCCTCCACTGCTGGCTCAACGCCTTCGCAGAGATGCTACGGTTTGGAGACAGAATGTTCTATCGGGTGGGGCCTGGACCTGGCCACTTGGGAGCTGGGTGCAGGGAGGTCTGGGGAGTGATCTGGGGAGGATGATGGCTCCATTGGATGTCACCTCAGCCGTGCTGTCAAGCTCTCACGTGAGAAATGCGCTCCTCTGGGTGTGGCTCTAATGCCACCTGTCCACCTCTTGACTAGCCAGGGCTAACTGCTTCTGTGTGCATGGTACACTGGAACCATCTTCTCCTGAGAGGGGATGAAGGAGGGAGTGCGGGCCTCAGGTCCTGAAGAGACTGCAGGGAAAGTTCTTGCTGTCCCTCTTCGGCCAGGGCCCAGCCCCTTGTGGGAGAACATTGGGATAGGGTGCAGGGAGCAAGCCACTGGGGCATGGGAAAGTCAGGGCCCTGATGCTCACTTCCTTCCCCTAACCCTGACCCCACTCTTCCCCAGGACTGGTGGAATTCGACGTCCTTCTCCAACTACTACCGCACTTGGAACGTGGTGGTCCATGACTGGCTGTACAGCTACGTCTATCAAGATGGGCTGTGGGTATGGGCTCTGCAGACCCCCTCAGCTCCCACAGTTAATGTAGCCTCCCCAGAacattctccttcccttcctctgcatTATCTGCCTTTTCCAGACCTAGGGGCCCCCTGGACTTTCATCTGCTCCTTTCTACCCAACCTAGTGGGCAGAAAATCCTTCTTAGGATCTAACTTCCTTCCCTCTTTACTCTTAACCCCACCCCTCCACAGAGCATTTCTCTCCTCCTTAGACTTCTAAGAAACATGCATGTAGCAATTCTCAGTTACCAAGGCTTTTCACATATATAATCTGCACTGTAATCCTGAGAAGTAAGTATTATTATGTCCCCTTTAAAAAATTGCATGTAAGGCCCAAAGAACTTAAGTAGGACGTATCACCCCTTGAGACCCCCAAATCTCATATTCTTTCCATTGTACTGTATACTTTCTGGCTTCCTTAAGGAGGGGACTCTTTGTGGAAGAGTCTTAGAGAGACTCATTCCACCCTTCTCCCCCGTCCCCTGCCAGCTTCTCGGTGGCCGGGCCCGAGGGGCAGCCATGCTGGGTGTGTTCCTGGTTTCTGCAGTGGTCCATGAGTACATCTTCTGCTTTGTCCTGGGATTCTTCTACCCGGtcatgctcatgctcttcctTGTCTTTGGAGGTGAGCTTGGCCTCTGTGTGCCACTGGAGGGGGAGCCATCcagagggaggaagccaggagTCCTGCTCCTGCAGATTCCAGATGGATGGGGGAGGCCACATACCCTTCTGGGAAGAGGCATGaaagttggggtggggaggaacttGGGAACAGGGAGGGAAGCAGCAGGAGGTATCCTGGGGGATGTGAGAGAAGATTTCTGGCTGGAGTGGAGCATCTGAGCAGGGCACacatagagggagacaaaggagagaaaactggCATGAGGCTGGGAGGTTTAGTATGAGATCCAGGATATTGATGTGTAAACTGAGGAATCCTGGTTTTACATGAGCCGCTTGAGACCTCCATGGGTTGCCAGAGCTGGGCTCAAGATCTTCCTCAATGATGCCTTCCTGTTCCATCTCTTCCCAGTACCctgggatggggggatggggggcatcCAGGGAGACAAGGCACTGGAATTGGGGTAACAACATTTCCTCCTGCATCAGGGCTGCTGAACTTCATGATGCATGACCGGCACACAGGCCCAGCATGGAATGTGCTAATGTGGACCTTGCTCTTTCTGGGCCAAGGCATCCAAGTCAGCCTGTACTGCCAGGAATGGTATGCACGGCGACACTGCCCCCTACCCCAGGTAAGGGACCACCGCCCTCCCTCAGCTCCCCATCCAGAAGGACACACCTCCCCTCTCCAAGAGCCAGCCCCCTGTTCTTGCCCAATTCAATAGCCATGGTCAGGGGCTAGGCCTGGTTTGGGGGTGATGGGCTCCCATGTCTTGGATGCGTagggtggggacaggaaggaaCTCACGCATAACTCACCTTTCTCTGGTACAGACAACCTTCTGGGGGCTGGTGACACCTCGATCTTGGTCCTGCCATACCTAGAAGTCAGAGCACTGTCACTGCCCAGAGGATGCCACCAAGTCCTTCTCTGCCTGCAAAGCCTCGGACCAGAGCACCTCTCCCTGCATTCCTAGATCTAGCTCCAAGTCAAGGGGGCCTGGCAGGCATGACCCCAGCAGGGAATGCCAGGGACTGAGATCTGAGGACCTGTAGAACCGCTAAGCACAAACTCACTGTGGTGGTGGCTCTTGAGCCGCCAAGCCCCACGGATTGGGCATAGAGCCCCCTCCTACCTCATCACTGTCCAGACTTGGGGATACTTGAAGGATCTTATAGATTTGGTGAATGTGGGGTGACTTAGAGAAATGAGGGCCATCAAGGTCTGAGAAAGGTTTGACTCTTTGTACTGCTTCCAATACAATAATAAAGTTTGTAtccctttttattcattcatttgtttattcctcCCTTCATTATTTGTTGAAGGCCCACATTGGACAGGCATGATTGAAGAGTTGTGTCTACAGCAGCAAGACTTTGTGCTGGCAGGGGCTGAGGGTCTTAGGTGGCATCTTGCCTCGCCTTTCTGGTGCCTTGTCCCTCCCCAAAACCCAACCTCgccttcctcccacctcttccttcctcagtTCATGTTTCCACACCCCTTAATCCTTCTACTCCTGTCAACCTCTAGCACATTTGGAAAGGGCACATAGCAGGCCTCCTTTCCCTCCACAGACCCAGGAGAGGAACTGTCCGTATAGACCTTACACAAGTATTTTCATTTCGTGAGCCACAGTATCCACTGCTATAAAGTGGACCTTAAAATGAAGAGTGTCCTGACTGTATGGGTTCAGAAGGTCAAAATATTCACGTTCACAACCATCCCAGAAGCCAGACTTTGTAGTCACTCTAAGGAGAggatctttttttctaatttttaaattaaatttaatttttaaaatgatagcctgaggtttttttttttaatgcttatttacttattttagagagagagagagagagaaggagagagagaatcccaagcaggctccatgctgctagtgcagagcccaacatagggcttgaactcatgaaacctcgagatcatgacctgagccaaaactagagttgtatgcttaaccgactgagccacccaggcgccacttggtttcatttcttatatcatcttgtatgttctttttttaaaatttttttaacatttatttatttttgagagacagaccatgagggagggagggacagagagagaagggggggacacagaatccaaagcaggctccaggatctgagctgtcaacagagcccggactcatggaccatgagatcatgacctgagccaaagccggatgttcaaccgactgagccacccaggcgccccttgtcttgTATGCTCTTTAATCATTCCATAGCAAGTTGCTATCcgttcccctttccctgctcccttGTTATTTTGGAAGTTCTACTAAACCTTTCCATTCCCTTGATAGTTACCTTCTTTCCCAGCACTGATGATCCAATACCTACTTCATTACCATCATTTTTAATATGCCAATTGTTTcttccattaaaatgttttatttcttgccagatgttttattttctacccCAGTAAGAGAGACCTTTAGAATGCTTTTACTGATCTTTCTTATTGTGCTTCCAATTCCTAGGTTTGGCTGAGGTAGCACAGTACTTATGTTCCTAGATATAATTAGGTGTCTGTCAAGCTCCATGAACATTTAACAGTATGATATTTTGCCAACTTTCTTGCTCACTGCAGggttttctcctccccttcatcTTCCTCTACCTTGACTTCTCTATTCCCTAaccaaattttttcttaagtattttcctCAGGTGAGACAGGAGATTGATATACTCTTTGAATCCTCTATAGCTCCAAATATCTTTCTTTTGCTCTGACAAGTGAAAGCTTTCCAGCTGGGGATGAGGTCCCTGGGCAACCGTCCTTTTCTTTCACT
It encodes the following:
- the SOAT2 gene encoding sterol O-acyltransferase 2 isoform X1 codes for the protein MEPRAARSRKGEGPRGEQERRRSGGGNIEKDRGLDLVQWTRHMEAVKTQLLEQAQGQLIDLLDRVVQEAIQCYPPQGGPLSSIPPDSLSKAREPSLGKRKIFIIRKSLLDELMEVQHFRTIYHMFIAGLCVFIISTLAIDFIDEGRLMLEFDLLIFSFGQLPLALMTWVPMFLSTLLVPYQALRLWARPRARGAWMLGVGLGCMLLAAHTTVLWVLPVHVALKYQLPPASRCILVFEQVRLLMKSYSFLREAVPGTLCARRGEGMRAPSFSSYLYFLFCPTLIYRETYPRTPNVRWNYVAKNFAQALGCVLYACFILGRLCVPVFANMSREPFSTRALVLSIMHATLPGIFMLLLIFFAFLHCWLNAFAEMLRFGDRMFYRDWWNSTSFSNYYRTWNVVVHDWLYSYVYQDGLWLLGGRARGAAMLGVFLVSAVVHEYIFCFVLGFFYPVMLMLFLVFGGLLNFMMHDRHTGPAWNVLMWTLLFLGQGIQVSLYCQEWYARRHCPLPQTTFWGLVTPRSWSCHT
- the SOAT2 gene encoding sterol O-acyltransferase 2 isoform X2, translating into MEPRAARSRKGEGPRGEQERRRSGGNIEKDRGLDLVQWTRHMEAVKTQLLEQAQGQLIDLLDRVVQEAIQCYPPQGGPLSSIPPDSLSKAREPSLGKRKIFIIRKSLLDELMEVQHFRTIYHMFIAGLCVFIISTLAIDFIDEGRLMLEFDLLIFSFGQLPLALMTWVPMFLSTLLVPYQALRLWARPRARGAWMLGVGLGCMLLAAHTTVLWVLPVHVALKYQLPPASRCILVFEQVRLLMKSYSFLREAVPGTLCARRGEGMRAPSFSSYLYFLFCPTLIYRETYPRTPNVRWNYVAKNFAQALGCVLYACFILGRLCVPVFANMSREPFSTRALVLSIMHATLPGIFMLLLIFFAFLHCWLNAFAEMLRFGDRMFYRDWWNSTSFSNYYRTWNVVVHDWLYSYVYQDGLWLLGGRARGAAMLGVFLVSAVVHEYIFCFVLGFFYPVMLMLFLVFGGLLNFMMHDRHTGPAWNVLMWTLLFLGQGIQVSLYCQEWYARRHCPLPQTTFWGLVTPRSWSCHT